One stretch of Roseivirga sp. BDSF3-8 DNA includes these proteins:
- a CDS encoding serine hydrolase domain-containing protein, with amino-acid sequence MKNKTLYLILAAIFIHFAAWSQPDAQPVKSPDGRYHDHASLDAMLLRKMDSLGVPGLSFAIINEGKIAYHAALGVKNIETGQPVTNQTIFEAASLSKPLFAYFAMKMAENGTLDLDKPLHQYMPHPAIDSSSIEDYRLITGRMVLAHSTGFPNWSHGESIKLAFRPGTGFSYSGEAYQYLAAVIGQLNGVGYESDLNQVFLDQVAIPMGLSHTSFTWTDHLAAHKATGHQAGEPTDSGPQGKAFGAGYSLHTESAEYARFLIALMKDQGLKPPTREEMLREHTHFADTNHLKQEIGQTGWALGFAMKPSDHGMMYMHTGNNHDFQAYAMIIPEENYGIVLFTNSDKMEPLLMSLATELGPVF; translated from the coding sequence ATGAAAAACAAGACCCTTTACCTCATCCTGGCCGCCATCTTCATCCACTTTGCCGCCTGGTCGCAACCTGATGCACAGCCTGTTAAATCTCCTGATGGCCGGTATCATGACCATGCAAGCCTGGATGCCATGCTGCTTCGTAAAATGGACTCCCTGGGAGTGCCCGGCCTCTCATTTGCCATAATCAATGAGGGTAAAATAGCCTACCATGCTGCCCTGGGCGTGAAAAATATAGAAACCGGTCAGCCTGTCACCAATCAGACCATCTTCGAAGCAGCCTCACTCTCAAAGCCGCTCTTTGCCTATTTTGCTATGAAAATGGCTGAGAACGGCACCCTTGACCTTGATAAGCCCCTCCACCAGTATATGCCCCACCCCGCCATAGACTCATCTTCCATCGAAGATTACCGCCTTATCACCGGCCGCATGGTACTCGCGCACAGCACAGGCTTCCCTAACTGGAGCCATGGAGAAAGCATTAAGCTCGCATTCAGGCCCGGTACCGGTTTTTCCTACTCTGGTGAGGCCTACCAGTACCTTGCCGCCGTCATTGGCCAGCTAAACGGCGTAGGATATGAAAGCGACCTTAACCAGGTATTCCTGGACCAGGTAGCCATCCCCATGGGCCTCAGTCACACCTCCTTTACCTGGACAGACCACCTCGCCGCCCATAAAGCCACCGGCCACCAGGCAGGAGAGCCCACCGACAGCGGCCCCCAGGGCAAAGCCTTCGGTGCCGGGTACAGCCTCCACACCGAGTCAGCAGAATACGCCCGATTCCTCATTGCCCTCATGAAAGACCAGGGGCTAAAGCCCCCCACCCGCGAGGAAATGCTGCGGGAGCATACCCACTTTGCCGACACCAATCACCTTAAGCAGGAAATAGGGCAGACAGGCTGGGCCCTCGGCTTTGCCATGAAACCCTCAGACCATGGTATGATGTACATGCATACCGGTAACAACCACGATTTTCAGGCATATGCCATGATCATACCCGAAGAGAACTACGGAATCGTTTTATTTACCAATTCAGATAAAATGGAACCTCTGCTTATGAGCCTTGCCACCGAACTGGGCCCCGTATTCTAA
- a CDS encoding DUF6249 domain-containing protein, whose protein sequence is MNETHAIVLGASLSLSIVLVVYIVSKYNYLIQKARIEQGEESQRPGNQYKYLEYGCVLLGLGTGLGVSSIFTLMPLSEDAMDLLVWATILIFGGLGLILAHSVRRKQESGHNGTR, encoded by the coding sequence ATGAATGAAACTCACGCCATAGTCCTCGGCGCCTCGCTTTCCCTAAGCATCGTACTCGTTGTGTACATAGTCAGCAAATACAACTACCTCATCCAAAAAGCCCGTATTGAGCAAGGGGAGGAAAGCCAGCGCCCGGGTAATCAATACAAATACCTCGAATACGGCTGCGTACTGCTCGGCCTGGGGACCGGCCTGGGCGTCTCAAGCATATTTACCCTCATGCCCCTCTCCGAAGATGCCATGGACCTCCTTGTATGGGCCACCATTCTTATTTTCGGAGGTCTCGGCCTTATACTCGCCCATTCAGTCAGGAGAAAGCAGGAAAGTGGCCACAACGGTACCAGATAG
- a CDS encoding RNA polymerase sigma factor, with translation MATTVPDSALVQRAKEGDQQAFGDLVDRYKDPSLSLAVSILKDTALAQDVLQDAFMRVYHSIGGFREEAAFSSWLYRIVVNTSYNALKSARYLKKTETLQPGQVYGSTQPKPMKEEDQQKYVQLALDRLSADEALVLRLFYLHELQIPEIAHITRFGKPKIKVCLHRGRKNMMKKLEQLVGKEVKDLL, from the coding sequence GTGGCCACAACGGTACCAGATAGCGCACTGGTACAGCGGGCAAAAGAGGGAGACCAACAGGCCTTCGGAGACCTGGTAGACCGGTATAAAGACCCCTCCCTCTCCCTGGCCGTTTCCATTCTCAAAGACACCGCCCTCGCCCAGGATGTGCTGCAGGATGCCTTTATGCGCGTATACCACAGCATTGGCGGGTTTCGGGAGGAAGCCGCCTTTTCCAGTTGGCTCTACCGCATAGTGGTCAATACCAGCTATAACGCCCTCAAGAGCGCCAGGTATCTAAAGAAGACCGAAACCCTGCAGCCTGGACAGGTATATGGCAGCACACAGCCAAAGCCTATGAAAGAAGAAGACCAGCAGAAGTATGTCCAACTGGCCCTCGACCGGCTTAGTGCAGATGAGGCCCTCGTGCTCAGGCTCTTTTACCTCCACGAACTGCAGATACCCGAAATAGCCCATATTACCCGGTTTGGCAAGCCCAAGATCAAGGTCTGTCTTCATCGCGGGCGCAAAAACATGATGAAAAAACTGGAACAACTGGTAGGAAAAGAAGTAAAAGACCTCTTATGA
- a CDS encoding TonB-dependent receptor domain-containing protein, producing MKSIYLFLLLLALPCLAEAQVVTIQDSETGEPLEMVVLLSQNPRAFVTTNSRGQADISTFQGLEDIRISFIGYEGLTRSYQQLVADPLISLKQSSLDLDAVIVSGTRWNQVSSDIPSRITSITPREVALQNPQTAADLLGLSGEVFIQKSQQGGGSPMIRGFATNRLLYTVDGVRMNTAIFRGGNIQNVISLDPFAIENTEIFFGPGSVIYGSDAIGGVMSFQTIDAEFGVDGNTLVAGNAAARYATANNEMTGHLDLNIGLKKWAFVTSYTHTDYDDLRMGSNGPDDYLNPFYVERRNGTDVVIDNDDPEIQRPSGYSQDNFMQKVRFSPSKDWDLQYGFHYSQTSEYGRYDRHQRTRNGLPRYAEWNYGPQKWMMNNLSANHLAPTGMYDQITIRLAQQSFEESRISRNLNDPQREIRTEEVEAYSANLDLQKNLGDGHTLFYGAEYVLNDVTSTGVNENIETGTTTPGPARYPDASWASYGAYVTDEYQASDKVMLQAGLRYNRFSLDATFDDTFYPLPFTEAELHNGSLTGSLGTVYRPTDSWVLKASMATGFRSPNVDDVGKVFDSEPGAVVVPNPNLDAEYAYNAEISAAKVFGEFLKADVTVFHTWLENALVRRDFTLSGMDSIVYDGVLSKVQAIQNASVARVYGIQAGIEVQLSDNLRLTSDFNYQNGEEELDDGTTSPSRHAAPWFGVTRLSYNRGKLNLQAYALYNGTVEYDDLAREERGKTEIYALDDNGNPYAPGWYTLNLKALYRFSSHLSVSAGLENITDQRYRPYSSGLAGAGRNLILSVRGSF from the coding sequence ATGAAGAGTATATACCTTTTTCTGTTGCTGCTTGCTTTGCCATGTCTGGCAGAAGCACAGGTAGTGACGATTCAGGACTCCGAAACAGGCGAACCCCTTGAGATGGTCGTCCTGTTAAGCCAGAACCCACGCGCATTCGTGACCACCAATAGCCGTGGTCAGGCCGATATCTCCACCTTCCAAGGGCTCGAGGATATCCGCATAAGTTTTATTGGCTATGAAGGCCTCACACGCAGCTATCAGCAACTGGTGGCCGATCCCCTCATCAGCCTGAAGCAAAGCAGCCTCGACCTTGATGCTGTCATCGTTTCAGGTACCCGGTGGAACCAGGTCTCCTCAGACATCCCCTCCCGCATTACCTCCATCACCCCCAGGGAAGTGGCCCTGCAGAACCCTCAGACCGCTGCCGACCTGCTTGGTCTATCCGGTGAGGTGTTCATTCAGAAAAGCCAGCAGGGCGGAGGCAGCCCCATGATACGCGGCTTTGCCACCAATCGCCTCCTCTATACCGTAGACGGCGTACGCATGAACACCGCCATTTTCCGAGGCGGCAATATCCAGAACGTTATCTCCCTGGATCCCTTTGCCATCGAAAATACCGAGATCTTCTTCGGTCCCGGGTCAGTCATATACGGCAGCGATGCCATAGGAGGCGTTATGAGCTTTCAGACAATAGACGCTGAGTTCGGCGTGGATGGCAATACCCTGGTGGCCGGTAATGCCGCTGCCCGATACGCCACCGCCAATAACGAGATGACCGGCCACCTCGATCTCAACATCGGCCTTAAAAAGTGGGCATTCGTCACCAGCTATACCCATACCGACTATGACGATCTGCGCATGGGTAGCAATGGGCCTGATGACTACCTTAACCCCTTTTACGTAGAACGGCGAAACGGCACCGATGTCGTGATAGACAATGACGACCCCGAGATACAGCGGCCATCCGGCTACTCGCAGGATAATTTCATGCAAAAGGTACGCTTTAGTCCCTCCAAAGACTGGGACCTGCAGTATGGCTTCCACTACAGCCAGACCTCCGAATACGGCCGCTACGACCGTCACCAGCGTACCCGCAACGGGCTGCCCCGCTATGCCGAGTGGAACTACGGCCCCCAGAAGTGGATGATGAACAATCTCAGTGCCAACCACCTGGCCCCCACAGGCATGTATGACCAGATCACCATCCGGCTCGCCCAACAGTCATTTGAAGAGAGTCGCATCAGCCGTAACCTCAACGACCCCCAGCGGGAGATAAGAACGGAAGAAGTAGAGGCCTATTCCGCTAATCTCGATCTGCAGAAAAACCTCGGAGACGGACACACCCTGTTTTATGGAGCAGAGTACGTGCTCAATGATGTTACCAGTACCGGCGTGAACGAGAACATAGAGACCGGTACCACCACTCCCGGCCCTGCCCGCTACCCCGATGCCAGCTGGGCTTCGTATGGGGCATACGTGACAGATGAGTACCAGGCCAGTGATAAAGTCATGCTACAGGCAGGCCTGCGATATAACCGCTTCAGCCTCGATGCCACCTTTGATGACACCTTCTACCCCCTTCCCTTTACAGAAGCCGAACTGCATAACGGGTCCCTGACCGGCAGCCTCGGTACCGTCTATCGTCCTACAGATAGCTGGGTGCTCAAAGCCAGTATGGCCACCGGCTTCCGTTCCCCCAATGTAGATGATGTGGGCAAAGTATTTGACTCAGAGCCCGGAGCCGTGGTCGTGCCTAACCCCAACCTCGATGCCGAATATGCCTACAATGCAGAAATAAGCGCCGCGAAGGTGTTTGGTGAATTTCTCAAGGCCGATGTCACCGTTTTCCATACCTGGCTCGAAAATGCCCTTGTACGCCGCGACTTTACCCTCAGTGGCATGGACAGTATCGTATATGATGGTGTGCTCAGCAAGGTACAGGCCATACAAAATGCCTCCGTAGCCCGCGTATACGGTATACAGGCCGGTATCGAAGTCCAGCTTAGCGATAACCTCCGCCTCACCTCTGATTTTAATTACCAGAATGGCGAGGAAGAGCTGGACGACGGCACCACCAGCCCCAGCCGCCATGCCGCCCCCTGGTTTGGCGTTACGCGCCTCAGCTATAACCGCGGCAAGCTAAATCTCCAGGCCTACGCCCTTTATAACGGCACCGTTGAGTACGACGACCTTGCACGCGAAGAACGCGGCAAAACAGAGATATACGCCCTGGATGATAACGGCAACCCCTACGCCCCCGGATGGTATACCCTCAACCTTAAGGCACTGTACCGTTTTTCCAGCCATCTCAGTGTCAGTGCAGGCCTTGAAAATATTACCGACCAGCGCTACCGCCCCTACAGTTCAGGACTGGCCGGCGCAGGCCGTAACCTTATCTTATCGGTAAGAGGCTCCTTCTGA
- a CDS encoding YihY/virulence factor BrkB family protein has translation MSNINVETARGHDASKPRHLPGKGWKDIGKRVLDQLKKDHVQITAAGVAFYFFLAIFPTIAAAVSIYGLVMEPAEVEQQISQATAALPPQASDMLSGILEKTASKPGSTLGWSLVLSILLSLWSANKGTSALFEGVNIAYDELDERNFLKKYGITLLFTLGGILIGFICLSLVAGFPALVDSINLPVVAENLINWLRWPLLLVILIFSLSLLYKIAPDRDNAELRWVSWGAVLAAFLWIGASLLFSLYVSNFGSYDQTYGSFAAVIILMMWFFITAFVILLGAEVNSEMEHQTRYDTTVGMDEPMGARGAYHADHVAGKDIES, from the coding sequence ATGAGTAATATAAATGTAGAGACAGCGAGGGGGCATGATGCGAGTAAACCAAGGCACTTACCGGGTAAGGGCTGGAAAGATATAGGCAAGCGGGTACTGGATCAGTTGAAAAAGGACCATGTGCAGATCACGGCAGCCGGAGTGGCTTTTTACTTCTTCCTGGCCATTTTCCCCACGATAGCGGCGGCAGTTTCTATCTATGGGCTGGTGATGGAGCCTGCCGAGGTAGAACAGCAAATAAGCCAGGCGACGGCTGCACTGCCTCCGCAGGCCAGCGACATGCTATCGGGTATATTGGAAAAGACGGCTTCTAAACCGGGGAGTACGCTGGGGTGGAGCCTGGTGCTTAGTATTCTGCTGAGCTTATGGAGTGCTAATAAGGGGACATCGGCCTTATTTGAGGGAGTAAATATCGCCTATGACGAGCTGGATGAGCGGAATTTTCTTAAAAAATATGGCATCACACTACTTTTTACGCTGGGGGGTATCCTGATAGGCTTTATTTGCCTTTCCCTGGTAGCGGGTTTCCCGGCTTTGGTGGATAGTATTAATCTGCCGGTGGTGGCGGAGAACCTGATCAACTGGCTAAGGTGGCCTCTGCTATTGGTGATCCTCATCTTTTCACTAAGCCTGCTGTATAAAATAGCGCCTGACCGTGACAATGCTGAGCTACGCTGGGTAAGCTGGGGGGCGGTATTGGCGGCCTTTTTATGGATAGGGGCTTCTCTCCTATTCAGCTTATATGTAAGTAATTTCGGTAGCTATGACCAGACGTACGGCAGCTTTGCAGCGGTGATCATACTGATGATGTGGTTCTTTATTACGGCTTTTGTGATCCTGCTGGGAGCAGAAGTAAACTCGGAAATGGAGCACCAGACGCGCTATGACACAACGGTGGGTATGGATGAGCCTATGGGGGCCCGAGGGGCTTATCATGCGGATCATGTGGCGGGTAAGGATATTGAAAGCTAG
- a CDS encoding PAS domain-containing protein has translation MSYKNARLLLTYLELTPVTYTLYDLLNPSLISLSNPSNLLGYSKKEIKGFSENYFEKIIHPADFPRVKDNLEKIKHSGCDEEITNRFRMLHRDGHYIWLQSYYRVMEAEGGVATKVAAATEDITDRVELEEQLREATDRLNDLSYRDSHLLRAPVANIIGLVDLVEKEGLINEANRVIVHHLKRTVEKLDGVIRDIYHKSESPL, from the coding sequence ATGAGCTACAAGAACGCGCGCCTACTCCTCACCTACCTGGAACTGACCCCGGTTACTTACACGCTTTATGACTTGTTGAACCCCTCCCTGATATCCCTTTCGAACCCTTCGAATCTGCTGGGGTATTCGAAAAAAGAAATAAAGGGCTTTAGCGAAAATTACTTTGAGAAGATCATTCACCCGGCAGACTTTCCCCGGGTGAAAGATAATCTGGAAAAGATAAAACATTCCGGCTGTGATGAAGAAATCACGAACCGGTTTCGTATGCTGCACCGAGACGGGCATTATATATGGTTACAGTCTTACTACCGGGTGATGGAGGCGGAAGGGGGTGTAGCGACGAAGGTAGCTGCTGCCACGGAGGACATAACGGACCGTGTGGAACTGGAGGAGCAACTAAGGGAAGCTACCGACCGGCTGAACGACCTGAGCTACCGTGACTCGCACCTGCTTAGGGCACCGGTAGCGAATATCATCGGACTGGTGGACCTGGTGGAAAAAGAGGGGCTGATCAATGAAGCGAACCGGGTGATTGTGCATCACCTTAAAAGAACGGTGGAAAAGCTTGACGGGGTGATAAGGGACATCTACCATAAAAGTGAAAGCCCTTTGTAG
- a CDS encoding condensation domain-containing protein encodes MSHFSKAEVTLTNQADLSVLEEAFNDLVLQHDGLRLNVHTETNGLYINNSHLQQRAVVDKFVLEQGETVAKVKEHLLSRFDLSTSLMISMTYIQQAGQPDRLLLMAHHLVVDGISWRIILQDLQDACQARKEGRVPTFPKTASLKDWSAALADYTLTPEEEAYWQNQTVAAPIPMQTDNPDAAMAHQKSHTVALDAEDTSYLLQEAHAAYNTDVPVLLNTALALTLKEWTGADEFTVEHENHGRHLEEVNTSRTVGWFTAMYPVTLSLKGDDTGSHIKGIKEQLRQVPNHGLGYGVGRYLSDDPLPAHNPAIRFNYLGQLDVTSGNDLFSYENQELALDSAPENHMSTWLEWNSIVTDGQLTVTLIYNEQAHDAATADKLAAGFIEHLKALLRHLREEDDIHFTPSDFAGASLDEEDLDALFG; translated from the coding sequence ATGTCGCACTTCTCTAAAGCCGAAGTCACCCTCACCAACCAGGCCGATCTGTCTGTACTGGAAGAGGCTTTCAATGACCTCGTACTGCAGCATGACGGCCTGCGGCTGAATGTACACACGGAGACAAACGGCCTGTATATTAATAACAGCCACCTGCAGCAGCGCGCGGTGGTCGATAAATTTGTACTTGAACAGGGAGAGACAGTGGCTAAAGTAAAAGAGCACCTGCTCAGCCGGTTCGACCTGAGCACCTCCCTCATGATAAGCATGACCTATATCCAGCAGGCCGGACAGCCGGACCGGCTGCTCCTTATGGCCCACCACCTTGTCGTGGATGGCATTTCCTGGCGCATCATACTGCAGGACCTGCAAGATGCCTGTCAGGCCCGTAAAGAAGGCCGGGTGCCCACCTTCCCCAAGACAGCCTCACTAAAAGACTGGTCTGCTGCACTGGCTGATTATACCCTGACCCCAGAGGAAGAAGCCTACTGGCAAAACCAGACCGTGGCTGCCCCCATTCCCATGCAGACAGATAATCCCGATGCCGCGATGGCCCACCAGAAGAGCCATACCGTAGCGCTGGATGCTGAGGATACCAGCTACCTGCTGCAGGAGGCACACGCTGCATATAATACCGATGTGCCCGTACTACTCAATACCGCCCTCGCCCTGACCCTGAAGGAGTGGACAGGGGCCGATGAATTCACCGTAGAGCATGAGAACCACGGCCGCCACCTGGAAGAGGTAAATACCTCCCGGACCGTAGGTTGGTTCACCGCCATGTATCCCGTGACCCTCTCCCTCAAAGGAGATGACACAGGCAGCCACATCAAAGGCATAAAAGAGCAGCTCAGACAGGTACCCAATCATGGCCTCGGCTATGGCGTTGGTCGCTACCTTTCTGATGATCCCCTGCCAGCACACAATCCAGCCATCAGGTTCAACTACCTTGGTCAGCTTGACGTCACCTCCGGCAATGACCTCTTCAGCTACGAAAACCAGGAACTCGCCCTGGATTCAGCGCCTGAAAACCACATGAGTACCTGGCTGGAGTGGAACAGCATCGTGACAGACGGACAACTGACGGTAACACTTATCTACAATGAGCAGGCCCATGATGCCGCCACGGCAGATAAACTGGCCGCCGGCTTCATAGAGCACCTGAAGGCCCTGCTGAGGCACCTGCGGGAAGAGGACGACATCCACTTTACCCCGTCAGACTTTGCCGGCGCCTCACTCGATGAGGAAGACCTGGATGCCCTGTTTGGGTAA
- a CDS encoding IS3 family transposase produces the protein MIAQKYINLGYATYKVLPLCGLSRSSYYYQSKTGKRGRKVSQHTLSHDGILYSNAYVLERIEWLLSQEFIDYGYEKVAAWLKNTERLVINEKKVYRLMKQARLLSQRIRRNKRGKRIAQDLLPSPEAAFQCLQTDIKYIYIHGQHRNALLITVLDVYSRGVLGYRLAWSVTKHQVIELMKEILYHYQLPEKATLRTDNGSQFEAGLFREYLKEMAIEHEFTHVATPQENCYIESFHSIIESAVCSKYEFEDLQEAKETFNRFMNFYNHERLHGSLGKQAPSQFLKRTNSAKKLRNLPLEQTTDGKLKLTTQLVES, from the coding sequence ATGATTGCTCAAAAGTATATTAACCTGGGTTATGCTACATATAAAGTGCTGCCTTTATGTGGCCTGAGTAGAAGCTCTTATTACTATCAATCTAAGACAGGCAAGAGAGGGCGTAAAGTAAGCCAACATACCCTGAGCCATGATGGTATTCTTTACAGCAATGCCTATGTGCTGGAGCGGATCGAATGGCTCTTAAGCCAGGAGTTTATTGATTATGGTTATGAGAAGGTAGCGGCCTGGTTGAAAAACACCGAAAGGCTCGTTATCAACGAGAAAAAAGTTTATCGGCTCATGAAGCAGGCTCGCTTGCTCAGTCAGCGCATTAGGCGCAACAAACGTGGCAAACGCATTGCTCAGGATCTTCTTCCTAGCCCGGAAGCAGCTTTTCAATGCCTGCAGACCGATATCAAGTATATCTATATTCACGGTCAGCATCGTAATGCGCTGCTAATTACCGTATTGGATGTATACTCCCGGGGAGTATTAGGCTACAGGTTGGCCTGGAGCGTGACCAAGCACCAGGTGATCGAACTAATGAAAGAAATACTTTACCATTACCAGTTACCTGAAAAAGCAACCTTACGAACCGATAACGGTAGTCAGTTTGAGGCAGGGCTATTTCGGGAATACCTAAAGGAAATGGCCATCGAGCATGAGTTCACGCATGTAGCTACACCGCAGGAGAACTGCTATATTGAGTCCTTTCATTCCATCATAGAAAGCGCCGTATGCTCAAAATATGAGTTCGAGGACCTGCAGGAAGCAAAGGAGACCTTCAATCGCTTTATGAACTTTTACAACCACGAGCGTCTACATGGCAGCCTTGGAAAACAAGCGCCCAGTCAGTTCCTTAAAAGAACAAACAGCGCCAAGAAACTACGTAACTTGCCACTGGAACAGACAACAGATGGTAAGCTAAAACTAACAACTCAACTTGTAGAATCTTAG
- a CDS encoding transposase — MKRRHWTAEQKLQILLEAEKEGITATIRKHGIYSNTFYQWKEKYDTGGIDALASKHYKVDPELKRLQKENQQLKEMLAEKELALRIKEELLKKSTAKKRTGS; from the coding sequence ATGAAACGAAGACACTGGACCGCTGAACAGAAGCTTCAGATTCTTTTAGAAGCAGAAAAGGAAGGCATTACAGCCACCATCCGCAAGCACGGTATCTATAGCAATACTTTCTATCAATGGAAGGAAAAGTATGATACTGGTGGCATAGATGCCCTAGCCAGCAAGCATTATAAAGTAGACCCTGAGCTTAAGCGCTTGCAAAAGGAAAACCAGCAGTTAAAAGAGATGCTGGCTGAAAAAGAACTGGCCCTGCGCATTAAAGAAGAGCTTTTAAAAAAAAGCACTGCCAAAAAGCGTACAGGCTCATGA